A genomic segment from Nicotiana sylvestris chromosome 1, ASM39365v2, whole genome shotgun sequence encodes:
- the LOC138873146 gene encoding uncharacterized protein yields the protein MTGKRKQAIYYLSKKFTSYEAKYTLLERTCCTLTWVAQKLRHYLLAYTTYLVTSLCHSHNNESQALADHLAENLVDDEYQPLSTYFPDKEHYPAMARLWFFYTNNISEYEACIMGMNMAIDQDVKELLIMGDSDLIIRQAQGEWETRDVKLIP from the exons ATGACCGGGAAAAGAAAACAAGCGATATACTAtttgagcaaaaagttcacaagttatgaagccaaatataccctgttggaaagaacttgctgCACTTTAACTTGGgttgctcagaagctgaggcattacctgttggcctacaccacttaccttgttaccag tctatgtcactcacACAACAATGAAagccaggcgttagcagatcacttggctgaaaacctggttgatgatgaataccagcCTTTGAGCACCTATTTCCCGGATAAAGAG cattatccagccatgGCCCGGCTTTGGTTTTTCTACACAAACAACATttctgagtatgaagcctgcattatgggtatgaacatggcaattgaCCAAGATGtcaaagaattgttaatcatgggagactcggatctgattatccgacaagctcaaggagaatgggagacccgaGATGTCAAACTTATTCCCTAA